In Rhodothermus marinus DSM 4252, a single genomic region encodes these proteins:
- a CDS encoding ABC transporter ATP-binding protein — translation MHETMPSSGVSLEQVWKIYDNGYVAVADVTFEAAEGEFLVLLGPSGCGKTTLLRLVAGLETVSRGTIRIGDQVVNDVPPRDRDIAMVFQNYALYPHMTVYENMAFGLKLRRVPKAEIDRRVRAAARVLELEHLLDRRPHQLSGGQRQRVAVGRAIVREPRVFLFDEPLSNLDARLRVEMRAELARLHRELGRTMLYVTHDQVEAMTLGQRIVVLNQGRVQQIGTPLEVYHRPANRFVAGFIGSPPMNFIEGRLEHLDGLRFVGEGGRVQIPLVEAEWPNARPGQRVTLGVRPEHVTLAASEEATMQGQVETVEVLGAVAHLYVRVGQTTVVAQVDAAMRPEPDQTVALRIDPARIHLFDAETGRALSRIEAASV, via the coding sequence ATGCATGAAACGATGCCGTCGAGCGGGGTCAGTCTGGAGCAGGTCTGGAAGATTTATGACAACGGCTATGTGGCCGTGGCCGATGTGACGTTCGAGGCGGCTGAAGGGGAATTTCTGGTGCTGCTCGGCCCTTCGGGCTGTGGCAAGACCACGCTGCTGCGCCTGGTGGCCGGACTGGAGACCGTCTCGCGGGGCACGATCCGCATCGGGGACCAGGTGGTCAACGATGTGCCGCCGCGCGACCGGGACATCGCCATGGTCTTCCAGAATTATGCGCTCTACCCGCACATGACGGTCTATGAAAACATGGCCTTCGGGCTGAAGCTGCGCCGGGTGCCGAAGGCCGAGATCGACCGTCGCGTGCGGGCGGCCGCCCGCGTGCTGGAACTGGAGCACCTGCTGGACCGGCGGCCGCACCAGCTTTCGGGCGGGCAGCGCCAGCGGGTAGCCGTCGGACGCGCCATCGTGCGCGAACCGCGCGTGTTTCTGTTCGACGAGCCGCTGTCGAACCTGGACGCCCGCCTCCGGGTGGAGATGCGGGCCGAGCTGGCCCGATTGCACCGGGAACTGGGCCGCACCATGCTCTACGTGACGCACGACCAGGTAGAAGCCATGACGCTCGGCCAGCGCATCGTGGTGCTCAACCAGGGGCGCGTGCAGCAGATCGGCACGCCACTGGAAGTTTACCACCGGCCGGCCAACCGCTTCGTGGCCGGTTTCATCGGAAGCCCGCCCATGAATTTCATCGAAGGGCGACTGGAGCATCTGGACGGACTCCGGTTCGTGGGCGAAGGTGGACGCGTGCAGATCCCGCTCGTTGAAGCCGAGTGGCCGAATGCCCGGCCCGGACAGCGCGTGACGCTGGGCGTGCGGCCCGAGCACGTAACGCTGGCTGCTTCCGAAGAGGCCACCATGCAGGGCCAGGTGGAGACCGTCGAGGTGCTGGGCGCCGTAGCGCACCTGTACGTGCGGGTGGGGCAGACGACCGTCGTGGCGCAGGTCGATGCCGCCATGCGTCCGGAGCCCGACCAGACGGTCGCCCTGCGGATCGATCCCGCACGCATTCACCTGTTCGACGCCGAGACCGGTCGGGCACTGTCCCGGATTGAGGCTGCCTCGGTCTGA
- a CDS encoding ABC transporter substrate-binding protein has product MRRLFRHRCWIGLLAGVLLLAGCHRPAPTPVPENGRVRLVYWTAPNPDELALARELVAEWTAANPDVEVIVQPIPAGQSSEEVLLAAVAAGTTPDLCSNIWPGIVEDFVEAGALVPLDRFPDFDSLLEARIPETVREPFRSRDGHFYQLPWKTNPVMMFYNVQLLREAGFERPPRTYGEYLEAARRVTADTDGDGLIDRWMGYRDIRPIWWQRYFDYYAFYIAASGGRTLFDREGRLAVDTAASNRVFDFFARLYAMGAFPKAVWTSAGSRFLKGQLATDFTGPWHLIWLEKHAPPTLTYDVAPIPVPDDHEGPVYTYGDYKNIVIFSTTRHPDVAWRLARFLVSREADRRLLERTRQIPVRRGLLDDPYFAPVFERYPILRRFAEQAAYTRSVDSAPDLKEILDAFAQEFEAAAVFGVRSPAEATRRALRRIQMILDWNA; this is encoded by the coding sequence ATGCGCCGCCTCTTCCGACATCGCTGCTGGATCGGGCTGCTGGCCGGGGTGCTTCTGCTGGCCGGCTGTCATCGTCCGGCACCGACGCCCGTGCCGGAAAACGGCAGGGTACGGCTCGTCTACTGGACGGCCCCCAATCCTGACGAGCTGGCACTGGCCCGTGAGCTGGTGGCCGAGTGGACGGCGGCCAACCCGGACGTCGAGGTGATCGTGCAACCCATCCCGGCCGGACAGTCCAGCGAGGAGGTGCTGCTGGCCGCCGTGGCCGCGGGCACGACGCCCGACCTGTGCTCGAACATCTGGCCGGGCATCGTCGAGGATTTCGTCGAGGCCGGGGCGCTCGTGCCGCTGGATCGCTTCCCGGACTTCGACTCGCTGCTCGAAGCCCGCATCCCCGAGACGGTGCGCGAGCCGTTCCGCTCACGCGACGGGCACTTCTACCAGCTCCCCTGGAAGACGAACCCCGTCATGATGTTCTACAACGTGCAACTGTTGCGGGAAGCGGGGTTCGAGCGGCCGCCGCGCACCTACGGCGAGTACCTGGAAGCCGCCCGCCGCGTCACGGCCGACACCGACGGCGACGGACTCATCGACCGCTGGATGGGCTATCGCGACATCCGTCCGATCTGGTGGCAACGGTACTTCGACTACTATGCCTTTTACATTGCCGCTTCGGGCGGGCGTACGCTCTTCGACCGAGAGGGTCGGCTGGCCGTCGACACGGCCGCTTCGAACCGGGTGTTCGATTTCTTCGCCCGCCTGTATGCCATGGGCGCCTTCCCGAAGGCCGTCTGGACCAGCGCCGGAAGCCGCTTTCTGAAGGGCCAGCTCGCCACCGATTTCACCGGCCCCTGGCACCTGATCTGGCTGGAAAAACATGCACCACCGACGCTGACCTACGACGTGGCGCCGATTCCCGTGCCGGACGACCACGAAGGGCCGGTTTATACCTACGGCGACTACAAGAACATCGTGATCTTTTCGACGACGCGCCATCCGGACGTGGCCTGGCGGCTGGCCCGCTTTCTGGTGTCGCGCGAGGCCGACCGACGGCTGCTGGAACGCACGCGCCAGATTCCCGTGCGTCGGGGCCTGCTCGACGATCCGTACTTCGCGCCCGTGTTCGAGCGCTATCCGATCCTCCGACGCTTTGCCGAACAGGCCGCCTACACGCGGAGCGTCGATAGTGCCCCTGATCTGAAAGAAATCCTGGACGCGTTCGCGCAGGAGTTCGAGGCGGCCGCCGTCTTCGGCGTGCGCTCGCCCGCCGAGGCGACCCGCCGCGCGTTGCGTCGCATTCAGATGATCCTGGACTGGAATGCCTGA
- a CDS encoding PorV/PorQ family protein: MQTGIRQGQWLAAIGLALVLAVPTRAQTVSKAGTVAGDFLQIGVGARAMAMGGSFVAAADDASALYWNPAGLAHLEGGEAMAVHSRWLADVSFDYLGAALRLGTLGTLGVSVTMLSVPDMLVRTEDRPEGTGEWFDAADLAIGLSYGRFITDRFAIGATAKFIQQRIWHSSAVGFAVDLGVQFRTDFFGGLTLGAAVYNFGTDMRMSGRDLRTFVDPDPTREGNNNRIPANYETDSWSLPLNFQFGVALRPVQTRMHQLLLTADALHPSANYESVNVGIEYGFQQRIFLRGGYHALFLPGAEGGLSAGLAVHQVLPYAGGLAKLEYAYRDSGRLGGVHIVGIGITF; encoded by the coding sequence ATGCAGACGGGCATACGACAGGGGCAATGGCTGGCCGCGATCGGCCTGGCGCTGGTACTGGCGGTGCCGACTCGGGCACAGACCGTCTCGAAGGCGGGCACCGTGGCCGGCGACTTTCTGCAGATCGGCGTGGGCGCTCGTGCGATGGCCATGGGCGGCTCGTTCGTCGCAGCGGCCGACGACGCGTCGGCGCTCTACTGGAATCCGGCCGGACTGGCCCATCTGGAGGGCGGCGAGGCCATGGCCGTGCACAGCCGCTGGCTGGCCGACGTCAGCTTCGACTACCTGGGGGCCGCGTTGCGCCTCGGGACGCTGGGTACGCTCGGCGTCTCGGTCACGATGCTTTCGGTGCCGGACATGCTCGTGCGCACCGAAGACCGGCCGGAGGGTACCGGCGAATGGTTCGATGCCGCCGACCTGGCCATCGGGCTGTCCTACGGCCGCTTCATCACCGACCGCTTCGCCATCGGTGCCACGGCCAAGTTCATCCAGCAGCGCATCTGGCACAGCTCGGCCGTGGGCTTTGCCGTGGATCTGGGCGTGCAGTTCCGCACCGACTTCTTTGGCGGGCTGACGCTTGGGGCGGCCGTCTACAACTTCGGCACCGATATGCGCATGAGCGGTCGGGATCTGCGTACGTTTGTCGATCCGGATCCCACCCGCGAGGGCAACAACAATCGCATCCCGGCCAACTACGAAACGGATAGCTGGAGTCTGCCGCTCAACTTCCAGTTCGGTGTGGCACTGCGTCCCGTTCAGACACGCATGCACCAACTGCTGCTCACGGCCGATGCGCTGCACCCTTCGGCCAACTACGAAAGCGTCAACGTCGGCATCGAGTACGGTTTCCAGCAGCGGATCTTTCTGCGCGGTGGCTACCACGCGCTGTTTCTGCCCGGGGCCGAGGGCGGGCTTTCGGCCGGGCTGGCCGTGCATCAGGTGTTGCCCTACGCGGGCGGACTCGCCAAACTGGAGTACGCCTACCGCGACAGCGGCCGGCTCGGTGGCGTGCATATCGTAGGCATCGGCATTACGTTCTGA
- a CDS encoding carbohydrate ABC transporter permease, which produces MRRLGLYLLLGIGLVVFAYPFVWMGIATFTPEAEIPELTLLPSRWTLDHYRLVFERIPVWRGLLNSLVVALAVTASVLVFTSMAAYALAKLHWRGRETVFSIILFTMMVPFLLLLIPLYTLVVRLGWTDSLLGLIVPFMMNATGVLILRQSFLTIPRDLIDAARIDGCGELRILFTIIWPLSVPALVTVGLLTFIGSWNEVLWPIIVVREVQWMTLPQLVALFAVGGGAEGQLGPQLAAAFLLALPIVLAYLFFQRYFIQSFATGGLKG; this is translated from the coding sequence ATGCGCCGGCTGGGACTTTACCTGCTACTCGGGATCGGGCTGGTGGTGTTCGCCTATCCGTTCGTCTGGATGGGCATCGCCACGTTCACGCCGGAGGCGGAGATTCCCGAGCTGACGCTGCTCCCGTCGCGCTGGACGCTGGACCACTACCGGCTCGTCTTCGAGCGCATTCCGGTCTGGCGCGGGTTGCTCAACAGCCTGGTGGTGGCGCTGGCCGTGACGGCTTCGGTGCTGGTCTTCACGTCGATGGCCGCCTACGCGCTGGCCAAACTGCACTGGCGCGGCCGCGAGACGGTCTTTTCGATCATTCTGTTCACGATGATGGTGCCGTTCCTGCTGCTGCTCATCCCGCTCTACACGCTGGTGGTGCGGCTGGGGTGGACCGATTCGCTGCTCGGGCTGATCGTGCCCTTCATGATGAACGCCACGGGCGTGCTGATCCTGCGCCAGAGTTTTCTGACGATTCCGCGCGATCTGATCGATGCGGCCCGGATCGACGGTTGCGGCGAGCTGCGCATTCTGTTTACGATCATCTGGCCGCTTTCGGTGCCGGCGCTGGTGACGGTGGGGCTGCTCACGTTCATCGGGAGCTGGAACGAGGTGCTCTGGCCCATTATCGTGGTGCGCGAGGTGCAGTGGATGACGCTCCCGCAGCTGGTGGCGCTCTTTGCCGTGGGCGGCGGGGCCGAAGGCCAGCTCGGTCCGCAACTGGCGGCGGCCTTCCTGCTGGCGTTGCCCATCGTGCTGGCCTACCTGTTCTTCCAGCGCTACTTCATCCAGAGTTTTGCAACCGGTGGACTGAAAGGCTGA
- a CDS encoding HD domain-containing protein — protein sequence MTDLLIGTRSLAAWEPIFEELLQRAWADASDPAHDLEHVRRVVRWARRLALAEGADLAVVLPAAWLHDCVLVPKDHPERPLASRKAADRAVVLLREAGYPESLLPAIHHAIEAHSFSAGIPPRTLEARVVQDADRLDALGAIGLARMFMLGGATGRPLYDPAEPVPHNRPPDDRRFVLDHLFTKLLHLADRMQTDAGRREAQRRTAFLQAFLEALQRELAQTEAASIRDSARPVSASNR from the coding sequence ATGACCGACCTGCTGATCGGCACACGATCGCTGGCGGCCTGGGAGCCGATTTTCGAGGAACTGTTGCAACGGGCCTGGGCGGACGCGTCGGATCCGGCGCACGATCTGGAACACGTGCGGCGTGTGGTCCGATGGGCGCGGCGTCTGGCGCTGGCCGAAGGGGCCGACCTCGCCGTGGTGCTTCCGGCCGCCTGGCTACACGATTGCGTGCTCGTGCCCAAGGACCATCCGGAGCGTCCGCTCGCCTCTCGGAAGGCGGCCGACCGGGCCGTAGTGTTGCTACGCGAAGCCGGCTACCCGGAAAGCCTGCTCCCGGCCATCCATCACGCGATCGAAGCACACAGCTTCTCGGCCGGGATTCCACCCCGGACGCTCGAGGCCCGCGTCGTGCAGGACGCCGACCGGCTCGACGCGCTCGGCGCCATCGGGCTGGCCCGGATGTTCATGCTGGGCGGCGCCACCGGACGGCCGCTCTATGATCCGGCCGAACCCGTTCCCCACAACCGCCCGCCCGACGACCGCCGTTTCGTGCTCGACCATCTGTTCACGAAGCTGCTACATCTGGCCGATCGGATGCAGACCGACGCGGGACGACGCGAAGCGCAGCGCCGCACCGCGTTTCTACAGGCTTTTCTCGAAGCGCTGCAGCGCGAACTGGCTCAGACCGAGGCAGCCTCAATCCGGGACAGTGCCCGACCGGTCTCGGCGTCGAACAGGTGA
- a CDS encoding glycoside hydrolase family 130 protein produces MVDPLSVRTITAVPPVQPARLHDGRPVLEPNPQNAWESRVVLNPAAVLITEPEEWAWLADRWALAPEKRRRIEAAGGVVVLLYRAQGAFDPERNHAPSRLGLALMTPTLELIHRFPYPVIDAAADFHNLGVEDPRCTRVGDTFYLFYTGYYTEAPGDPEAERAVQICLASTQDFLEWTLHGPLEGNLNRVDNKNAALFPEPVDGRWLLLHRPMAGPDAMTIHLAEAEAVTGPWHTRGMLMPSYPYREFARSWIGAGGPPIAIGNERFLMIYHQGHYTREGMREYDLAAALLDFSRREAPVVGRIEPLMRPVADGERHGDPELGVDNVLFTCAGYVWEGQVIIPYAGADSRIFGASVPLEPLVQALEQRSA; encoded by the coding sequence ATGGTCGATCCCTTATCGGTTCGTACGATTACAGCGGTACCCCCCGTACAGCCTGCTCGCCTGCATGATGGCCGCCCGGTGCTGGAACCGAATCCACAGAACGCATGGGAATCGCGCGTCGTGCTGAATCCGGCCGCCGTGTTGATCACCGAGCCCGAGGAATGGGCGTGGCTGGCCGACCGCTGGGCGCTTGCTCCGGAGAAGCGCCGGCGCATCGAAGCGGCCGGTGGCGTGGTGGTGTTGCTCTACCGGGCGCAGGGCGCCTTCGATCCGGAACGCAACCACGCACCTTCGCGGCTGGGCCTGGCGCTGATGACGCCCACCCTGGAACTGATCCATCGCTTTCCATACCCTGTGATCGATGCGGCGGCCGACTTCCACAACCTGGGCGTCGAAGATCCGCGCTGCACACGCGTGGGCGATACCTTTTACCTTTTTTACACGGGCTACTACACGGAAGCGCCCGGCGATCCGGAGGCCGAACGGGCTGTGCAGATATGCCTGGCTTCGACGCAGGACTTTCTGGAGTGGACGCTGCACGGACCCCTGGAGGGGAATCTGAACCGCGTGGACAACAAAAATGCCGCACTGTTTCCGGAGCCGGTCGACGGACGCTGGCTGCTGCTGCATCGCCCGATGGCCGGACCAGACGCCATGACGATCCATCTGGCTGAGGCCGAGGCGGTGACCGGTCCCTGGCACACGCGGGGCATGCTGATGCCGAGCTATCCCTACCGGGAGTTTGCCCGCTCCTGGATCGGGGCCGGCGGGCCGCCGATCGCAATCGGCAACGAGCGATTTCTGATGATCTACCATCAGGGGCATTATACCCGCGAGGGAATGCGCGAGTATGATCTGGCGGCGGCTCTGCTGGACTTTTCGCGGAGGGAGGCACCGGTGGTCGGACGCATCGAGCCGCTGATGCGTCCCGTGGCCGACGGCGAGCGACACGGCGATCCGGAACTGGGCGTGGACAACGTGCTCTTTACCTGTGCCGGCTACGTCTGGGAAGGACAGGTGATCATTCCGTACGCCGGTGCCGACAGCCGGATCTTTGGCGCTTCGGTGCCGCTGGAGCCGCTGGTGCAGGCCCTGGAGCAGCGCAGCGCATGA
- a CDS encoding glycoside hydrolase family 97 protein produces MRRFLPVLLLIVSLAAGARAQTASVASLDGSLVVSFTLEDGRPTYRIDRFGLPLILPSRMGFELQEQPPLVGPFRLIGVARDTVDTIWTQPWGEKKDIRSHYHELRLQLEETSERPRRMDIVFRVFDEGVGFRYEWPAQPNLDRFVIMDELTEFRLAGDHMAWWIPAYHPNRYEYLYRHTPVSQLDTVHTPVTMETADGWFLSFHEADVEDYATMTLAPKDSLTLEVDLVPWSDGTRVRAQTPFRSPWRVLLVGDDAGELITNYTILNLNPPNRLGDVSWVRPAKYVGIWWEMHIGRSTWGSGPRHGATTENAKRYIDFAARHGFDAVLIEGWNVGWDGDWTQNGDKFRFTEPYPDFDIEEVARYAREKGVQLIGHHETACHITNYERQMEDAFAFYRRLGIHMVKTGYVAHGRNCVWIDEQGREHREWHHGQFMVRHHRRVLETAARYQIAINAHEPVKDTGERRTYPNMVSREGARGQEYNAWSEDGGNPPEHTTILPFTRLLAGPMDFTPGIFDILIEDRPNNRVNTTLAKQLALYVVIYSPLQMAADLPEHYEARPDAFQFIKDVPVDWEDTRVLHARIGDYVTIVRKDRHSDDWYLGSITDEYGRTLQAPLSFLEPGRKYVAEIYRDAPDADWRTNPLAIEITRQIVDASTVLTLRLAPGGGTAIRFHPVEE; encoded by the coding sequence ATGCGACGGTTTTTGCCGGTTTTGCTGCTGATCGTGAGCCTGGCTGCAGGCGCCCGGGCCCAGACGGCTTCGGTGGCCTCGCTGGACGGCTCACTCGTGGTAAGCTTCACGCTTGAAGACGGACGACCCACCTACCGGATCGATCGCTTCGGCCTGCCGCTCATTCTTCCTTCACGCATGGGCTTTGAGTTGCAGGAGCAGCCACCGCTGGTCGGACCGTTCCGGCTCATCGGCGTCGCGCGCGATACGGTTGATACGATCTGGACGCAGCCATGGGGCGAAAAGAAAGACATCCGAAGCCACTACCACGAACTCCGGCTGCAGCTTGAAGAGACTTCCGAGCGGCCCCGGCGCATGGACATCGTCTTCCGCGTCTTCGACGAAGGCGTGGGCTTCCGCTACGAATGGCCGGCGCAGCCGAATCTGGACCGGTTCGTCATCATGGACGAATTGACCGAGTTCCGACTGGCGGGCGACCATATGGCCTGGTGGATTCCGGCCTACCATCCGAATCGCTACGAGTATCTGTACCGCCATACGCCCGTCAGCCAGCTCGACACGGTCCATACGCCCGTCACGATGGAGACGGCCGACGGGTGGTTCCTGAGCTTTCACGAGGCGGACGTGGAAGACTACGCCACGATGACGCTGGCCCCGAAAGATTCGCTCACGCTGGAGGTGGACCTGGTGCCCTGGTCCGACGGCACGCGGGTCAGGGCCCAGACGCCGTTCCGCTCGCCCTGGCGCGTGCTGCTCGTGGGCGACGACGCGGGCGAGTTGATCACCAACTACACGATCCTGAACCTGAATCCGCCCAACCGCCTGGGTGACGTTTCGTGGGTGCGGCCGGCCAAGTACGTGGGCATCTGGTGGGAAATGCACATCGGGCGGTCCACCTGGGGATCGGGCCCGCGTCACGGGGCCACCACCGAAAACGCCAAACGCTACATCGACTTTGCCGCCCGCCACGGGTTCGACGCCGTACTCATCGAAGGCTGGAACGTCGGCTGGGACGGCGACTGGACGCAGAACGGCGACAAGTTTCGCTTTACCGAGCCCTATCCGGACTTCGACATCGAAGAGGTCGCTCGCTATGCCCGCGAAAAAGGCGTCCAGCTCATCGGCCATCACGAAACGGCCTGTCACATCACGAACTACGAGCGTCAGATGGAGGACGCCTTCGCCTTCTACCGGCGGCTGGGTATTCACATGGTGAAGACGGGCTATGTGGCGCACGGCCGCAATTGCGTCTGGATCGACGAGCAGGGGCGGGAGCATCGCGAGTGGCACCACGGCCAGTTCATGGTGCGCCACCACCGACGTGTGCTGGAGACGGCTGCTCGATACCAGATCGCCATCAATGCGCACGAGCCGGTCAAAGACACGGGCGAGCGCCGCACCTATCCGAACATGGTCAGCCGTGAAGGCGCCCGTGGTCAGGAGTACAACGCCTGGAGCGAGGACGGCGGCAATCCGCCCGAGCACACGACGATCCTGCCCTTTACGCGGCTGCTGGCCGGTCCGATGGACTTTACTCCGGGTATCTTCGACATTCTCATCGAAGACCGTCCCAACAATCGGGTCAACACGACACTGGCCAAGCAGCTGGCGCTCTACGTGGTCATCTACAGTCCGCTCCAGATGGCGGCCGACCTGCCGGAGCACTACGAGGCGCGGCCTGACGCCTTTCAGTTCATCAAAGACGTGCCCGTCGACTGGGAGGACACGCGCGTGCTGCACGCCCGGATCGGCGACTATGTGACGATCGTCCGCAAGGACCGTCACAGCGACGACTGGTATCTGGGCAGCATCACCGACGAGTACGGCCGCACGCTGCAGGCTCCGCTGTCGTTTCTGGAGCCCGGCCGCAAATATGTGGCGGAAATCTATCGGGACGCACCGGATGCCGACTGGCGCACGAATCCGCTGGCGATTGAAATCACCCGCCAGATCGTCGATGCCTCGACCGTGCTGACGCTGCGCCTGGCGCCGGGCGGCGGCACGGCCATTCGTTTCCATCCGGTAGAAGAATGA
- a CDS encoding carbohydrate ABC transporter permease, which translates to MPELRATLRRLQIRLRGERSGYVLVAPYLLHMAVFFGYPLLFAFVLMFHRWDIVTPMEFVGLKNFVRLVRDDLFFRALLNTGIFLTIHIPLQIIVALFFAELLNRPLRGRGFFRAAYFMPVVVSGVVITILFQQLFAFDTGLINRMIRALGGEPVPWLVSPALAMPSIALMATWKNVGLYIVLFLAGLQHIPKHLYEAAELDGANAWQRWWHVTLPMLNPTMVTVVVLSTIGGFSLFIEPYILTGGGPLNATLSAVLYIYNQAFYFNHMGYAAALGFCFAIVIFVVVLLQRRFVETDTWS; encoded by the coding sequence ATGCCTGAGCTTCGAGCGACATTACGGCGCCTGCAGATCCGCCTGCGTGGCGAGCGGAGCGGCTACGTGCTCGTGGCCCCCTACCTGCTGCACATGGCCGTGTTTTTCGGCTATCCGCTGCTGTTCGCGTTTGTGCTGATGTTTCATCGTTGGGACATCGTCACGCCCATGGAGTTCGTGGGGTTGAAGAACTTCGTGCGGCTGGTGCGGGACGATCTCTTTTTCCGGGCGCTGCTCAACACGGGTATTTTTCTGACCATCCACATTCCGCTGCAGATCATTGTGGCGCTGTTTTTTGCGGAGCTGCTGAATCGTCCGCTCAGGGGGCGGGGCTTTTTCCGCGCGGCCTACTTCATGCCCGTGGTGGTTTCGGGGGTGGTCATCACGATCCTGTTTCAGCAACTGTTTGCCTTCGACACCGGACTGATCAACCGGATGATCCGGGCGCTGGGTGGGGAGCCGGTGCCCTGGCTCGTGTCGCCGGCGCTAGCCATGCCTTCGATTGCCCTGATGGCGACCTGGAAGAACGTGGGACTCTACATCGTGCTGTTTCTGGCCGGGTTGCAGCACATCCCGAAGCACCTGTACGAGGCGGCCGAACTGGACGGGGCCAACGCCTGGCAACGCTGGTGGCACGTGACGCTCCCCATGCTGAACCCCACGATGGTCACGGTGGTGGTGCTCTCGACGATCGGCGGGTTTTCGCTGTTCATCGAACCCTACATCCTGACGGGCGGCGGACCGCTCAACGCCACGCTTTCGGCCGTGCTCTACATCTACAACCAGGCTTTCTACTTCAACCACATGGGCTATGCGGCCGCACTGGGCTTCTGCTTTGCCATCGTGATCTTCGTCGTGGTGCTGTTGCAGCGACGCTTTGTGGAAACCGACACCTGGAGCTGA
- a CDS encoding glycoside hydrolase family 130 protein → MPQDSEAVTLFRRHPEPILTPMPELSWASGAVFNPGAWYDGTRVHLLVRGVPAGYRRIRLTDTRPGEPEWGFEPYVSYIGYAESTDGVHFSVRPEPLIRPDAPYDHFGVEDPRISRIDDLYLITYTALGAPAFARPGCVRIGLASTRDFQSVTKHGIVGPDTTDKDAVIFPRRIRGRIAMLHRIVPSIQLIYFDDLEQLFHPPKALWERHLARLDEHVVLRPEFPWEAKKIGAGPTPIETPEGWLLIYHGVDAQHVYRMGMALLDLDDPRRVIARTPEPVLEPELPFECEGDVPNVVFPEGAVVIGDELLVYYGAADRTIGLARAPLSDVLAHLRACSVRVSS, encoded by the coding sequence ATGCCACAGGATTCCGAAGCCGTTACGTTGTTTCGACGCCATCCGGAACCCATCCTGACGCCGATGCCGGAGCTTTCGTGGGCGTCGGGGGCTGTGTTCAATCCGGGAGCCTGGTACGACGGTACGCGCGTGCACCTGCTGGTGCGCGGCGTGCCGGCAGGCTACCGGCGCATCCGACTGACCGATACGCGTCCGGGCGAGCCGGAATGGGGCTTTGAACCGTACGTGTCGTACATCGGCTATGCCGAAAGCACCGACGGCGTGCACTTTTCCGTCCGGCCCGAACCGTTGATCCGGCCCGACGCGCCCTACGATCACTTCGGCGTCGAAGACCCCCGCATCAGCCGCATCGACGACCTGTACCTGATCACCTACACGGCACTGGGGGCGCCCGCTTTTGCCCGACCGGGTTGCGTGCGCATCGGGCTGGCTTCAACCCGGGATTTTCAGTCGGTCACAAAGCACGGCATCGTGGGACCGGACACGACGGACAAGGACGCCGTCATCTTTCCCCGGCGCATTCGCGGGCGCATCGCCATGCTGCACCGCATCGTGCCGTCCATCCAGCTCATCTACTTCGACGACCTGGAGCAGCTTTTCCATCCACCGAAGGCGCTGTGGGAACGACACCTGGCCAGGCTGGACGAGCACGTCGTGCTCCGGCCCGAATTCCCCTGGGAGGCCAAAAAGATCGGGGCCGGTCCCACGCCGATCGAGACCCCGGAGGGCTGGCTGCTCATCTACCACGGCGTGGACGCGCAGCACGTGTACCGCATGGGCATGGCGCTGCTGGATCTGGACGATCCGCGTCGGGTGATCGCCCGCACGCCGGAGCCCGTGCTGGAGCCCGAGCTTCCGTTCGAGTGCGAAGGCGATGTGCCGAACGTGGTCTTCCCGGAAGGGGCCGTGGTGATCGGTGACGAGCTGCTGGTCTACTACGGGGCGGCCGATCGGACGATCGGCCTGGCGCGGGCACCCCTTTCCGATGTGCTTGCCCACCTTCGCGCCTGCTCGGTTCGTGTGTCTTCCTGA